The genomic DNA GGCCGAACTGCGTCAGCAGCTCGCGCATGTGCTGCGCGCCGCCGCCCGAGGCGGCCTGGTAGGTCATGCTGGTCATCCACTCCACCAGGTCCTGGTGGAACAGGCCGGCCAGGCCCATCAGCATGCAGCTGACCGTGCAGTTGCCGCCGACGAAGTTCTTCACGCCGCGCGACAGCGCCGCGTCGATGACGGAACGGTTGACCGGATCCAGCACGATGATGGCGTCGTCGGCCATGCGCAGCGTGCTGGCCGCGTCGATCCAGATGCCCTGCCAGCCGGCTTCACGCAGCTTGCCGTAGACGGCCGTGGTGTAGTCGCCGCCTTGGGCGGTCAGGATGATGGGCAGCTTCTTGAGGCTCTCGATGTCGTGGGCGTCCTGCAGCGGGCCCGCGCCCTCGGCCCAGGCCGGCGCTTTCCCGCCAGCGTTGCTGGTGGAGAAGAAGACCGGTTCGATCAGGGAGAAATCATTTTCGTCGCGCATGCGCTGCATGAGGACCGAGCCCACCATGCCGCGCCAGCCGACCAAGCCTACTGCTTGCGCCATCGTTATGCCTTACGTCTGGATTGTGAAAAAAATTCGTGGAGAAAGAACAACAATTTATCAGAACCTCAAAAAAAACGGCGCCGGAGGGGGGAATTCCCCCTTCCGACGCCCTTTCCAGGCCTGAAGCGGGGTGCTAGCGCAACGCTTTCAGCACCGCGTCGCCCATTTCCGAGGTGGACACCTTGGTGGTGCCGTCTTCGAAAATGTCCGCCGTGCGCAGGCCGTCGGCCAGCACCTTGCGCACCGCCCCCTCGATCCTGTCGGCCAGCGGCGACAGGTCCAGCGAGTAGCGCAGCAGCATGGCGGCCGACAGGATGGTCGCCAGCGGGTTGGCGATGTTCTTGCCTGCGATGTCCGGGGCCGAGCCGTGGCTGGGCTCGTACAGGCCCTGCCCGGCCGCGTTCAGCGATGCCGAGGGCAGCATGCCGATGGAGCCGGTCAGCATCGAGGCCTCGTCCGAGAGGATGTCGCCGAACAGGTTGCCGGTGACGATCACGTCGAACTCGCGCGGGGCGCGCACCAGTTGCATGGCCGCGTTGTCGACGTACATGTGCGACAGCGCGACGTCCGGATATTCCTGGCTGACCTCGATGACGATGTCCCGCCAGAACTGCGAGGTTTCCAGCACATTGGCCTTGTCCACGCTGCACAGGCGCTTGTTGCGCTTCATCGCGGCCTGGAAGGCCAGGTGGGCGATGCGGCGCACCTCGGGCTCGGCGTAGCGCATGGTGTCGTAGCCTTCGCGCTCGCCCTTGAAGGGGCCGTCCTCGGCCGTGCGCACGCCGCGCGGCTTGCCGAAATAGATGTCGCCGGTCAGTTCGCGCAGGATCAGGATGTCCAGGCCCGCCACGACTTCCGGCTTCAGCGACGAGGCATTGGCCAGCTCCGGATACAGGATGGCCGGGCGGAAGTTGGCGAAGAGACCCATTTCGCGGCGCAGTCCCAGGATGGCCTGCTCGGGACGGAATTCGCGCGGCAGGCTGTCGTACTTCCAGTCGCCGACGGCGCCGAACAGCACCGCCGACGAGGCCTTGGCCAGCGCCAGGGTGGCCGGGGGCAGCGGGTGCTCGAAGGCATCGAAGGCCGCGCCGCCGACCTTGGCTTCGTCGATCTGGAAAGGCTGGTCCAGCGCGCGCAGCACGCGCACGGCCTGCTCGACGATCTCGGGGCCGATACCGTCGCCGGGAAGGACTGCAATCTTGTGGGTCATCAGGGAAACATCCTGGCAAAATTTTGAGAAAAGAAGGCGCGAGCCTAGGTCGCTGCCTGCCCTTTAGCCCAGAGGACGGGCGTCCAGCCAGGGGTGGCGGGCCAGGCGCTCGGCTTCGAAGGCGCGGATCTTGTCGGACTGGCGCAGGGTCAGGCCGATGTCGTCGAAGCCGTTGAGCAGACAGTACTTGCGGAACGGCTCGATATCGAAAGGCAGCTCGGCGCCATCGGCCTTGATCACGACCTGGCGCTCCAGGTCGACATTCAGCTTGTAGCCG from Orrella dioscoreae includes the following:
- the leuB gene encoding 3-isopropylmalate dehydrogenase; translation: MTHKIAVLPGDGIGPEIVEQAVRVLRALDQPFQIDEAKVGGAAFDAFEHPLPPATLALAKASSAVLFGAVGDWKYDSLPREFRPEQAILGLRREMGLFANFRPAILYPELANASSLKPEVVAGLDILILRELTGDIYFGKPRGVRTAEDGPFKGEREGYDTMRYAEPEVRRIAHLAFQAAMKRNKRLCSVDKANVLETSQFWRDIVIEVSQEYPDVALSHMYVDNAAMQLVRAPREFDVIVTGNLFGDILSDEASMLTGSIGMLPSASLNAAGQGLYEPSHGSAPDIAGKNIANPLATILSAAMLLRYSLDLSPLADRIEGAVRKVLADGLRTADIFEDGTTKVSTSEMGDAVLKALR